A window of Danaus plexippus chromosome 12, MEX_DaPlex, whole genome shotgun sequence contains these coding sequences:
- the LOC116772694 gene encoding mediator of RNA polymerase II transcription subunit 10 — protein MYLSDVILFHNTTLSSLSPNNKNISINKTAMSSPLENLETQLEMFIENVRQIRIIVSDFQPQGQSVLNQKIQSLVTGLQEVDKLKAQVHDIHVPTEVFDYIDQGRNPQLYTKDCIDKALAKNEEVKGKIDSYKRFKSHLLSELSKTFPNEIAKYKAIRGGE, from the exons ATGTATTTGTCAGACGTGATTCTATTCCACAATACAACTCTCAGTTCTCTTTCAccaaacaacaaaaatatatcaattaataaaacagcaATGTCTTCCCCACTTGAAAATCTCGAAACTCAACtagaaatgtttattgaaaatgttcgACAAATTCGTATAATCGTGAGCGATTTTCAACCACAGGGTCAGAGTGTACTCAATCAAAAAAT tCAATCATTAGTCACTGGCCTGCAAGAAGTGGACAAACTGAAGGCTCAAGTTCATGATATCCATGTACCCACTGAAGTATTTGA CTACATTGATCAGGGCCGTAACCCTCAACTGTACACAAAAGATTGTATAGATAAAGCTTTGGCTAAGAACGAAGAAGTTAAGGGCAAGATTGACTCATACAAGAGATTCAAAAGCCATCTACTCTCCGAGTTGTCTAAAACCTTCCCTAATGAAATTGCTAAGTATAAAGCTATAAGGGGAGGGGAATAA
- the LOC116772522 gene encoding mitochondrial cardiolipin hydrolase-like, with amino-acid sequence MKLNPRVLSSAAAIAITCVVSAAAFYYKSRNKEVNEVMVFCKLQFNAYNSFDKLVSFIEDAKYTVNVCMPGINNPVIQARLVSLIKSKKIKVQIIIDRSGYNESTEFFLKELIEAGAEIKCKVKEPVFTMQHKFCLVDDKILMTGTLNWGNDRSFDHWNYVYITSKQQLVEPVKREFYQLWEQARDVQSVFDIYCDSDAETFEIRSSEESETEVQNVSKDVNTLPTENKTPEKCSNFTVDHPSLEV; translated from the exons atgaaattaaatcccCGTGTTTTATCTTCGGCTGCGGCAATTGCAATAACTTGTGTTGTCTCAGCGGCAgcattttactataaaagtcGCAACAAAGAGGTAAATGAAGTGATGGTGTTCTGCAAATTACAGTTTAACGCTTACAATTCTTTTGATAAGCTAGTCAGCTTTATTGAAGACGCAAAATACACAGTGAACGTTTGTATGCCTGGCATAAACAATCCTGTCATACAGGCTCGTCTAGTAAGCTTAATAAAAtccaagaaaataaaagttcaaattataatagatagaTCGGGTTACAATGAATCCACTGAATTTTTTCTCAAGGAACTAATTGAAGCCG GCgctgaaataaaatgcaaagTCAAAGAGCCCGTATTTACTATGCAACATAAGTTTTGCCTTGTCGATGATAAGATTTTAATGACTGGAACTCTTAACTGGGGTAACGATCGCTCTTTCGATCATTGGAATTACGTTTACATCACTAGTAAGCAGCAATTGGTTGAACCAGTAAAGAGAGAGTTTTATCAATTATGGGAGCAGGCTAGGGATGTACAATCAGTTTTCGATATATATTGCGATAGTGACGCAGAGACATTTGAAATACGTAGTTCTGAAGAATCTGAAACAGAAGTTCAAAATGTTTCCAAAGATGTAAATACTTTACCTACGGAAAACAAAACACCAGAAAAGTGTAGTAACTTTACGGTTGATCACCCTTCTTTAGAAGTTTGA
- the LOC116772660 gene encoding exonuclease 1 isoform X1, translating into MGITGLIPFLDKASRRANVSEFSGSSVAIDTYCWLHKGAFACADKLVRGEETDIHIKYCLKYVTMLQSRNIKPILVFDGRHLPAKAMTELKRRETRDISKKRAAELLSLGKIDEARSFMRRSVDITHAMALALIKECRKRNIDCIVAPYEADAQLAYLNIKNYAQLVITEDSDLILFGCTKVLFKMDLEGNGTLVETIKLPLVMKCPIEHYTFDKFRRMCILSGCDYLNSLPGIGLAKARQFVNASQDTNFANALKKLPSFFNRSLQVSDDYRENFLKAEATFKHQYVYDPSQRCMTRLTPVYDEEIEAALCSNAGELLDPQIAFQLALGNLDPFTLKKMDNWDPDSRSDVTDHIRSSNWKDAGVSNKPSIWSESYKEYLDESQPWMKKVQKQEPIISTQTRSRKKVVTLTTKYVPETQDDSLSIETLSGMYCMEPASKKQKVEQKKNNINIDYDRNNFNLKQKSPILENKGRSFKKCLSSGSFSVLKKLSAFPSTVLDDDIIESKFFSSCEKDSNDTCNRVDNQTIIQESPEKDLDTAMIDTCTGSSSQKENSPSPAKKSPILVSPRTRNPFKLKDSQSTNDTGFSESVIENTCPIESEPPICTSPIKPAVPQDKFKFNQNIKKTKAPAKKVQSSQPTLLSMFGFQKKPVLKR; encoded by the exons ATGGGTATTACTGGTTTGATACCCTTTTTGGACAAAGCCTCTAGAAGGGCAAATGTAAGCGAATTCAGTGGATCATCAGTTGCAATTGATACTTATTGCTGGCTTCACAAGGGGGCTTTTGCTTGTGCTGATAAACTAGTTCGGGGAGAAGAAACCGATAT acatataaaatattgcttgAAATATGTAACGATGTTGCAATCAAGGAACATAAAACCAATTTTAGTTTTTGACGGGAGACATCTTCCTGCTAAGGCAATGACGGAGCTGAAAAGAAGAGA aacACGAGATATATCTAAGAAAAGAGCAGCGGAATTACTTAGCTTAGGAAAG ATTGATGAAGCGAGGTCCTTCATGCGTCGCAGTGTAGACATAACTCATGCAATGGCCCTAGCTTTGATAAAGGAATGTAGGAAACGTAACATAGACTGTATAGTAGCGCCATACGAAGCTGATGCACAATTAGCATACTTAAATATCAAGAACTACGCTCAGTTAGTTATAACAGAAGATTCcgatttaatactttttggtTGCACAAAG gtccTATTCAAAATGGATTTAGAGGGTAATGGAACTCTAGTAGAAACTATCAAGCTGCCTCTAGTTATGAAATGTCCCATAGAACATTACACATTTGATAAATTCAGGAGAATGTGTATATTGTCGGGGTGTGATTATTTAAACTCGCTACCCGGCATCGGTTTGGCCAAAGCGCGTCAGTTTGTCAATGCCTCACAGGACACAAACTTCGCTaac GCCCTAAAAAAGCTGCCAAGTTTTTTCAACAGATCATTGCAAGTGAGTGATGATTATAGAGAGAATTTTCTCAAAGCCGAAGCAACATTCAAACATCAGTACGTCTATGACCCTTCACAGAGATGTATGACCCGACTCACACCTGTTTATGATGAAG aaatcgAAGCGGCTTTGTGTTCTAATGCCGGAGAGCTTTTGGATCCTCAGATAGCCTTCCAGTTAGCTTTGGGTAACTTAGACCCTTTCACATTGAAGAAGATGGATAATTGGGATCCCGATAGTAGAAGTGATGTG ACAGATCATATAAGGAGTTCAAATTGGAAGGATGCGGGGGTATCAAATAAGCCAAGTATATGGAGTGAGTCTTACAAGGAATATTTAGATGAATCTCAACCTTGGATGAAAAAGGTTCAAAAACAGGAACCCATCATATCAACACAAACACGATCAAGGAAGAAGGTTGTCACCTTAACAACTAAATATGTACCGGAGACACAGGATGATAG TTTATCGATAGAGACACTCAGCGGCATGTACTGTATGGAACCGGCCAGCAAGAAACAGAAAGttgaacaaaagaaaaataacatcaatatAGACTatgatagaaataattttaatctcaaACAGAAATCACCCATACTGGAAAACAAAGGCAGGTCGTTCAAGAAGTGTCTCAGTTCCGGTAGTTTTTCAGTTTTGAAGAAATTGAGCGCTTTCCCAAGTACAGTTCTGGATGATGATATCATTGAAAGCAAATTCTTCAGTTCGTGCGAAAAGGACTCCAATGATACGTGTAACAGAGTTGATAATCAGACGATAATACAGGAATCACCGGAAAAGGATTTAGATACTGCTATGATAGACACATGCACAGGTTCCAGCTCACAGAAAGAGAATTCTCCCAGTCCCGCAAAGAAAAGTCCTATATTAGTGAGCCCTAGAACAAGAAATCCGTTCAAGTTAAAAGACTCACAGTCAACAAACGACACGGGTTTCAGTGAGTCCGTCATAGAAAATACATGTCCCATTGAATCTGAG cCACCCATATGTACCTCGCCCATCAAACCCGCTGTTCCTCAGGATAAGTTTAAgttcaatcaaaatataaagaagaCAAAAGCCCCTGCTAAAAAGGTTCAAAGTTCTCAACCAACTCTCTTAAGTATGTTCGGTTTTCAGAAAAA GCCAGTATTAAAAAGGTGa
- the LOC116772709 gene encoding mitochondrial thiamine pyrophosphate carrier-like has translation MVYLIQNESKLSISQSAVAGGLASAVTRAIAQPLDVLKIRFQLQLEPIQEGSKYSSITQAVKSIVKDEGVLTLWSGHVPAQFLSISYGIAQFSTFEKLTQIYRNIDSEFYRNYKHSINFSNGAIAASIATLISFPFDTVRTRLIAEQKTNKVYKGFINAFTNIVKTEGSAALFKGLAPTLAQIAPHAGIQFTVYKLFTESILSGLEFFQRRKNIGSVIESTLIANLLAGGIAGLISKTAIYPFDVVKKRLQIQGFQQHREFFGRQMYCNGTLHCLKLTITNEGFLALYKGYGPSILKAIFVSALHFAVYDEIKYFILRIQS, from the coding sequence atggtatatttaattcagaatGAGTCTAAACTAAGTATATCCCAAAGTGCGGTTGCTGGTGGCTTAGCGAGTGCGGTAACGAGAGCAATAGCACAACCGCTGGACGTTCTAAAGATAAGATTTCAACTGCAGCTCGAACCTATCCAGGAAGGATCTAAATATAGCTCAATCACACAAGCTGTTAAATCAATCGTGAAGGATGAAGGAGTATTGACTTTATGGAGTGGGCATGTACCTGCTCAATTTCTTTCAATATCATATGGAATAGCTCAATTTTCAACATTTGAAAAGTTAACTCAAATATATCGAAATATAGATTCAGAGTTTTATAGgaattataaacattcaataaatttttcgaATGGGGCAATCGCTGCGAGCATTGCcactttaatttcatttccatTCGATACAGTCAGGACAAGATTAATAGCTGaacagaaaacaaataaagtttataaggGGTTTATAAACGCTTTcacaaatattgttaaaaccGAAGGATCCGCCGCTTTATTTAAAGGGTTAGCCCCCACTTTAGCACAAATAGCACCTCATGCTGGAATACAATTCAcagtttacaaattatttacagaGAGTATTTTAAGTGGACTGGAATTCTttcaaagaagaaaaaatattgggTCAGTCATAGAATCTACCCTGATAGCCAATTTATTAGCTGGCGGAATTGCTGGGTTGATTTCCAAAACCGCCATTTATCCGTTTGATGTTGTGAAGAAAAGACTCCAAATACAGGGTTTTCAGCAGCATAGAGAATTTTTCGGACGACAAATGTATTGTAACGGGACTCTCCATTGCTTAAAATTGACTATTACAAATGAAGGTTTTTTAGCACTGTACAAAGGGTACGGACCTAGCATATTGAAAGCCATATTCGTGTCGGCTTTACATTTTGCTGTTtatgatgaaattaaatattttatattaagaatacagAGTTGA
- the LOC116772753 gene encoding uncharacterized protein LOC116772753: MVKFLWLILLFAQTILASDNELPVSDTEKSLRYLPLYEVKRYDRPIGGGLPPLTSVPVAGERCSARLESALDQLKRRKRNQPKSLDMPMSQSIDLNGYSLYQAMRSAPVDMYVTRMRVRLPQNSNWVRVEKCYFDPRNVSLDTMLLFHDLTISGNVDLYEVNELDRTIPPSRRLRRNHADVKYDNGYSKSRGANGCNMILRLRKAGIGFHTRPLNQQPGKFNVKTDSEFVEPGFISVYAYGCEKYINKNGVRNKDNLPLRRRKRSDEFTFEPGLETSSEDDKMDARSSDNWDIVYEPSDNRLNYERSKLFRPEDNLDEMEDISREMEDIFTKGIRTLLTTYMKKELQPAIKDTLMRNMGYVISYG; this comes from the exons ATGGTGAAATTTTTGTGGTTGATTTTGTTGTTTGCGCAGACGATTTTGGCTAGTGACAACGAATTACCCGTTTCTGATACTGAAAAGT cGTTAAGATATCTTCCCTTATACGAAGTGAAGAGGTACGACAGGCCTATTGGAGGTGGTCTTCCTCCTTTAACATCTGTTCCTGTGGCCGGTGAGAGATGCTCGGCTCGCCTCGAGTCGGCTTTGGATCAGTTGAAACGACGAAAAAGAAATCAACCAAAGAGTTTAGATATGCCAATG aGTCAAAGTATTGATCTCAACGGCTACAGCTTGTACCAAGCGATGAGAAGCGCGCCAGTTGATATGTATGTAACAAGAATGCGAGTTCGTCTTCCACAGAACAGCAATTGGGTTAGAGTCGAGAAGTGTTACTTCGATCCAAGGAACGTATCTCTAGACACCATGCTTCTGTTCCACGACCTGACAATTAGCGGAAATGTCGATTTATATGAGGTCAATGAACTTGACAGAACTATACCACCTAGTCGGAGGTTAAGGAGGAATCACGCTGATGTAAAATATGATAACGGCTACTCAAAATCAAGAGGAGCAAATGGATGTAACATGATACTAAGGTTAAGAAAAGCTGGAATCGGTTTCCACACACGGCCTCTCAACCAACAGCCAGGAAAGTTCAACGTGAAAACTGATTCAGAATTCGTGGAGCCTGGTTTCATCAGCGTGTATGCTTACGGTTgtgagaaatatattaacaaaaatggaGTGAGAAATAAAGACAACCTACCATTGAGACGAAGGAAGAGATCTGATGAGTTCACCTTCGAACCGGGTTTAGAAACATCTTCAGAAGACGACAAAATGGATGCGAGATCATCCGATAATTGGGATATTGTTTATGAACCGAGCGATAATAGACTCAATTACGAAAGGAGTAAGTTATTCCGACCAGAAGACAATTTGGATGAAATGGAAGACATTTCACGTGAAATGGAAGATATATTTACGAAGGGTATCCGTACATTACTAACGACGTACATGAAGAAAGAGCTACAACCAGCTATTAAAGACACTTTAATGAGAAACATGGGTTACGTTATATCATATGGTTGA
- the LOC116772660 gene encoding exonuclease 1 isoform X2, whose amino-acid sequence MLQSRNIKPILVFDGRHLPAKAMTELKRRETRDISKKRAAELLSLGKIDEARSFMRRSVDITHAMALALIKECRKRNIDCIVAPYEADAQLAYLNIKNYAQLVITEDSDLILFGCTKVLFKMDLEGNGTLVETIKLPLVMKCPIEHYTFDKFRRMCILSGCDYLNSLPGIGLAKARQFVNASQDTNFANALKKLPSFFNRSLQVSDDYRENFLKAEATFKHQYVYDPSQRCMTRLTPVYDEEIEAALCSNAGELLDPQIAFQLALGNLDPFTLKKMDNWDPDSRSDVTDHIRSSNWKDAGVSNKPSIWSESYKEYLDESQPWMKKVQKQEPIISTQTRSRKKVVTLTTKYVPETQDDSLSIETLSGMYCMEPASKKQKVEQKKNNINIDYDRNNFNLKQKSPILENKGRSFKKCLSSGSFSVLKKLSAFPSTVLDDDIIESKFFSSCEKDSNDTCNRVDNQTIIQESPEKDLDTAMIDTCTGSSSQKENSPSPAKKSPILVSPRTRNPFKLKDSQSTNDTGFSESVIENTCPIESEPPICTSPIKPAVPQDKFKFNQNIKKTKAPAKKVQSSQPTLLSMFGFQKKPVLKR is encoded by the exons ATGTTGCAATCAAGGAACATAAAACCAATTTTAGTTTTTGACGGGAGACATCTTCCTGCTAAGGCAATGACGGAGCTGAAAAGAAGAGA aacACGAGATATATCTAAGAAAAGAGCAGCGGAATTACTTAGCTTAGGAAAG ATTGATGAAGCGAGGTCCTTCATGCGTCGCAGTGTAGACATAACTCATGCAATGGCCCTAGCTTTGATAAAGGAATGTAGGAAACGTAACATAGACTGTATAGTAGCGCCATACGAAGCTGATGCACAATTAGCATACTTAAATATCAAGAACTACGCTCAGTTAGTTATAACAGAAGATTCcgatttaatactttttggtTGCACAAAG gtccTATTCAAAATGGATTTAGAGGGTAATGGAACTCTAGTAGAAACTATCAAGCTGCCTCTAGTTATGAAATGTCCCATAGAACATTACACATTTGATAAATTCAGGAGAATGTGTATATTGTCGGGGTGTGATTATTTAAACTCGCTACCCGGCATCGGTTTGGCCAAAGCGCGTCAGTTTGTCAATGCCTCACAGGACACAAACTTCGCTaac GCCCTAAAAAAGCTGCCAAGTTTTTTCAACAGATCATTGCAAGTGAGTGATGATTATAGAGAGAATTTTCTCAAAGCCGAAGCAACATTCAAACATCAGTACGTCTATGACCCTTCACAGAGATGTATGACCCGACTCACACCTGTTTATGATGAAG aaatcgAAGCGGCTTTGTGTTCTAATGCCGGAGAGCTTTTGGATCCTCAGATAGCCTTCCAGTTAGCTTTGGGTAACTTAGACCCTTTCACATTGAAGAAGATGGATAATTGGGATCCCGATAGTAGAAGTGATGTG ACAGATCATATAAGGAGTTCAAATTGGAAGGATGCGGGGGTATCAAATAAGCCAAGTATATGGAGTGAGTCTTACAAGGAATATTTAGATGAATCTCAACCTTGGATGAAAAAGGTTCAAAAACAGGAACCCATCATATCAACACAAACACGATCAAGGAAGAAGGTTGTCACCTTAACAACTAAATATGTACCGGAGACACAGGATGATAG TTTATCGATAGAGACACTCAGCGGCATGTACTGTATGGAACCGGCCAGCAAGAAACAGAAAGttgaacaaaagaaaaataacatcaatatAGACTatgatagaaataattttaatctcaaACAGAAATCACCCATACTGGAAAACAAAGGCAGGTCGTTCAAGAAGTGTCTCAGTTCCGGTAGTTTTTCAGTTTTGAAGAAATTGAGCGCTTTCCCAAGTACAGTTCTGGATGATGATATCATTGAAAGCAAATTCTTCAGTTCGTGCGAAAAGGACTCCAATGATACGTGTAACAGAGTTGATAATCAGACGATAATACAGGAATCACCGGAAAAGGATTTAGATACTGCTATGATAGACACATGCACAGGTTCCAGCTCACAGAAAGAGAATTCTCCCAGTCCCGCAAAGAAAAGTCCTATATTAGTGAGCCCTAGAACAAGAAATCCGTTCAAGTTAAAAGACTCACAGTCAACAAACGACACGGGTTTCAGTGAGTCCGTCATAGAAAATACATGTCCCATTGAATCTGAG cCACCCATATGTACCTCGCCCATCAAACCCGCTGTTCCTCAGGATAAGTTTAAgttcaatcaaaatataaagaagaCAAAAGCCCCTGCTAAAAAGGTTCAAAGTTCTCAACCAACTCTCTTAAGTATGTTCGGTTTTCAGAAAAA GCCAGTATTAAAAAGGTGa